The Heyndrickxia acidicola sequence ATTTATATGCAGCCTGGATTTCGTCTACTTTTATCTTAAAACCAATTATACCTTTTAGCTGATTTTCTAAGAGTTCAGGTGATAGTTTATCCCATAAAACTGAATTCTCACGTTTTTGCTCATATTTTTCTAGCATTGCCGTTAAGTCTTCTATTAGTTCATTTTTTTCTACTATACTTGCTTTTCCATACATATGGACAGCTTGATAATTCCACGTCGGGACATTTTCCTTTTCATACCAGGAAGAAGAGATATAAGCGTTTGGTCCTTGGAACATCACTAATACATCCTTACTGGTATCGAATGTTTTCCATTGAGGATTGCCGAGGGCCATATGCCCCGTGAGTTTG is a genomic window containing:
- a CDS encoding FMN-binding negative transcriptional regulator — encoded protein: MYIPKYFRVTDAEEIRDFVQKNSFGTIVTTEQGKPIATHLPLQLMKEGDQYKLTGHMALGNPQWKTFDTSKDVLVMFQGPNAYISSSWYEKENVPTWNYQAVHMYGKASIVEKNELIEDLTAMLEKYEQKRENSVLWDKLSPELLENQLKGIIGFKIKVDEIQAAYKLSQNRNEIYYTNIIDQLQREGNVNSNQVAELMKKRVNNHI